A stretch of Ferribacterium limneticum DNA encodes these proteins:
- a CDS encoding EAL domain-containing protein: protein MTSPDASSLPSGDIGRQLAYLQAVVSNMPQGISVFDEQLRLRVWNQGFIKVLNLPAEAVYEGVHFSELIRIPARRGEYGPGDIEMHVERITALANKFEAHCFERTRPNGHTHLVQGEPLFVDQQLVGFITTYTDITERKAAETALRTQHNQLQTVIESIPSAVSLFDSDGNLVLFNTQFPYLLDLPAELTKPGVSIEAMFRFNAMRGEYGPGDPEKIVATMMERARNLSPHSFERTRPNGKTLEVRGVPLAEGGFVTVYTDITERRTSAEREQLAQKVYSHTPAGIIFTDEEHRILSINPATTQMTGYEPFELNGQSVFGLISLSEELTQKEFQAQISLRGSWSGELEVTQKNGSNFPAGARINRVDDPQSGQPAHYVWILADITERKQAEDRMRHIAQHDALTGLPNRLALLMRLAQLLPEARRHGWMVAIMFIDLDRFKVINDTLGHQVGDELLREVACRLSNLIRETDFVARLGGDEFVIILPGITSPADAAIIAGKIISALSTAIEAEGHELHTSPSIGISIFPDDGPDGDVIVKNADTAMYHAKAAGRNNYQFFAADMNRTAAERLNIERKLRHAIARNELSLVFQPQFCAKDTTPTGVEALVRWHHPTDGMISPARFIPVAEETGMIVEIGDWVLSTACHEMARWINAGLKPIRIAVNVSARQLRRRDFCETVANALTTSGLPAELLELEITESSVMENPQEAIHILERLGHMGVTLAIDDFGTGYSSLAYLKLFPIDHLKIDRSFVADIEHDLNDRAIAFGTIALAHSLGLNVIAEGVETEDQHQLLRANGCDEVQGFLFSKPLTGAAAFAFLHACDAAE from the coding sequence TTGACATCACCAGACGCATCCTCGCTGCCTTCGGGCGACATCGGTCGCCAGTTAGCCTACCTGCAGGCGGTGGTTTCGAACATGCCGCAGGGCATCAGCGTCTTTGACGAGCAGTTGCGGCTGCGCGTCTGGAATCAGGGGTTCATCAAGGTATTGAACCTGCCGGCCGAGGCCGTTTACGAGGGCGTTCACTTTTCCGAGTTGATTCGTATCCCGGCCCGGCGCGGGGAATACGGCCCCGGCGATATTGAAATGCATGTCGAGCGCATCACGGCGCTGGCCAACAAATTCGAGGCACATTGTTTCGAGCGGACTCGCCCGAATGGGCACACCCATCTAGTCCAGGGCGAACCGCTGTTCGTTGATCAGCAACTGGTTGGCTTCATTACCACCTACACCGACATTACCGAGCGCAAAGCGGCTGAAACAGCGCTCCGGACGCAGCACAACCAGTTGCAGACGGTTATTGAGAGCATTCCCAGTGCCGTCAGCCTGTTTGATAGCGACGGAAATCTCGTTCTCTTCAACACCCAGTTTCCGTACCTGCTGGACCTGCCGGCCGAGCTAACCAAGCCTGGTGTATCCATAGAAGCGATGTTCCGCTTCAACGCAATGCGCGGGGAATACGGCCCCGGTGACCCGGAAAAAATCGTGGCCACCATGATGGAACGAGCTCGAAATCTGAGCCCGCACTCGTTCGAACGCACCCGACCAAACGGAAAAACGCTCGAAGTCCGCGGCGTACCCCTGGCCGAAGGCGGATTTGTCACTGTTTATACCGACATCACCGAACGGCGCACCAGCGCCGAACGCGAGCAACTGGCGCAGAAGGTCTACAGCCACACCCCAGCCGGCATCATTTTCACCGACGAAGAGCACCGCATCCTGTCGATCAATCCGGCCACCACCCAGATGACCGGCTACGAGCCTTTCGAACTGAACGGCCAGAGCGTATTCGGGCTGATCAGCCTGAGCGAAGAGCTAACGCAGAAAGAGTTTCAGGCGCAAATATCCCTGCGCGGCTCATGGAGTGGCGAACTCGAAGTCACCCAGAAAAACGGCAGCAACTTCCCGGCCGGGGCACGAATCAACCGTGTCGATGACCCGCAGAGCGGCCAGCCAGCCCACTACGTCTGGATTCTGGCCGACATTACCGAGCGCAAGCAGGCAGAAGACCGCATGCGGCATATCGCCCAGCACGATGCACTGACCGGCCTGCCGAATCGCCTGGCGCTGCTCATGCGCCTCGCCCAACTGTTGCCGGAAGCGCGCCGGCACGGCTGGATGGTGGCGATCATGTTCATCGACCTCGACCGCTTCAAGGTCATCAACGACACGCTGGGCCATCAGGTGGGCGATGAACTGCTACGCGAAGTCGCCTGCCGCCTGTCGAACCTGATCCGGGAAACCGATTTTGTCGCCCGCCTGGGGGGGGACGAGTTCGTCATCATTCTGCCCGGCATCACCTCGCCGGCCGACGCGGCCATCATCGCCGGCAAGATCATCTCGGCGCTGTCCACGGCAATCGAAGCCGAAGGCCACGAACTGCATACCAGCCCGTCGATCGGCATCAGTATCTTTCCGGACGACGGGCCCGACGGTGACGTCATCGTCAAGAATGCCGACACCGCGATGTACCACGCCAAGGCGGCCGGCCGTAACAACTACCAATTCTTTGCCGCGGACATGAACCGCACGGCGGCCGAGCGCCTGAACATCGAGCGCAAGCTGCGCCACGCCATCGCCCGCAACGAATTGAGCCTGGTCTTTCAGCCCCAGTTCTGCGCCAAGGACACCACCCCGACCGGCGTCGAAGCCTTGGTCCGCTGGCACCACCCGACCGACGGCATGATCTCTCCGGCCCGCTTCATTCCGGTCGCAGAGGAAACCGGCATGATCGTCGAAATCGGCGACTGGGTTTTGTCGACCGCCTGCCACGAGATGGCGCGCTGGATCAACGCCGGCCTGAAACCCATCCGTATTGCCGTCAACGTCTCGGCCCGCCAGTTGCGCCGCCGCGATTTTTGCGAAACCGTCGCCAATGCGCTGACCACCTCCGGCTTGCCGGCAGAGTTGCTGGAACTGGAAATCACCGAAAGCTCGGTGATGGAAAATCCGCAGGAAGCCATCCACATCCTCGAACGCCTCGGCCACATGGGCGTCACGCTGGCCATCGACGACTTCGGCACGGGCTATTCGTCGCTGGCCTATCTGAAGCTGTTCCCGATCGACCATCTGAAAATCGACCGCTCCTTCGTCGCCGACATCGAGCACGATCTCAACGACCGCGCCATCGCCTTCGGCACCATCGCCCTGGCTCACTCCCTCGGCCTGAACGTCATCGCCGAAGGCGTCGAAACCGAGGATCAGCACCAACTGCTGCGCGCCAATGGCTGCGACGAAGTCCAGGGTTTCCTGTTCAGCAAGCCGCTGACCGGCGCCGCCGCCTTCGCCTTCCTGCACGCCTGCGACGCGGCAGAGTAA
- a CDS encoding class 1 fructose-bisphosphatase — protein sequence MAQRTLARYLTEEQRNKGVITGDLKLLIEVVSRACQAISIAIGKGGLGGVLGEAGSDNVQGEAQKKLDVLSNDILLDANEWGGHLAAMASEEMDLPHLVPHRFPKGEYLLTFDPLDGSSNIDVNVSIGTIFSVLKCPEGADLSTPEAAEQAFLQPGTAQVAAGYAVYGPTTLLVLTVGDGVVVFTLDREQGQFILTQENVQIPADTKEFAINMANQRFWEAPVQRYVAEMQAGKEGPLGKDYNMRWVASMVADVHRIMTRGGIFMYPVDSKLKGQGGKLRLMYEANPMAMLIEQAGGAATTGRQRILDIAPEKLHQRVPVILGSKNEVERVTGYHSA from the coding sequence ATGGCACAGCGCACGCTGGCTCGCTATCTCACCGAAGAACAACGCAACAAGGGCGTCATCACCGGCGACCTCAAGCTGCTGATCGAAGTCGTTTCCCGCGCCTGCCAGGCCATTTCCATCGCCATCGGCAAGGGCGGCCTGGGTGGCGTTCTGGGCGAAGCCGGCAGCGACAACGTGCAGGGCGAAGCCCAAAAGAAACTCGACGTGCTGTCCAACGACATCCTGCTCGACGCCAACGAATGGGGCGGCCACCTCGCTGCCATGGCCTCCGAGGAAATGGACCTGCCGCACCTGGTGCCGCACCGCTTCCCCAAGGGCGAATACCTGCTCACTTTCGATCCGCTCGACGGCTCATCCAACATCGACGTCAACGTCTCGATCGGCACCATCTTCTCGGTGCTCAAGTGCCCGGAAGGCGCCGACCTGAGCACGCCGGAAGCCGCCGAACAAGCCTTCCTGCAACCGGGTACCGCGCAGGTGGCCGCCGGCTATGCCGTCTATGGCCCGACCACGCTGCTCGTCCTGACGGTCGGCGACGGCGTCGTCGTGTTCACCCTCGACCGCGAGCAGGGCCAGTTCATCCTGACCCAGGAAAACGTGCAGATCCCGGCCGATACCAAGGAATTCGCCATCAACATGGCCAACCAGCGTTTCTGGGAAGCCCCGGTCCAGCGCTACGTCGCCGAAATGCAGGCCGGCAAGGAAGGCCCGCTCGGCAAGGACTACAACATGCGCTGGGTCGCTTCGATGGTGGCCGACGTGCATCGCATCATGACCCGCGGCGGCATTTTCATGTACCCGGTGGACAGCAAGCTCAAGGGCCAGGGCGGCAAGCTGCGCCTGATGTACGAAGCCAACCCGATGGCCATGCTGATCGAGCAGGCCGGCGGCGCCGCGACGACCGGTCGCCAGCGCATTCTCGACATCGCGCCGGAAAAACTGCACCAGCGCGTGCCGGTCATCCTTGGTTCGAAAAACGAAGTCGAGCGCGTCACTGGCTATCACAGCGCCTGA
- a CDS encoding type I glyceraldehyde-3-phosphate dehydrogenase: MPLHLAINGYGRIGRCFLRALLESPVAHNLQVVAINEPANLESMAYLTRFDSTHGRFPGNVEVAGNKLLIDDRPVRVSHARTPEDADWTGIDLVVECSGIYGRRPELSRFLDAGCSRLLLSHPGSSAEDVDATIVAGINQNTLSGDERLVSAASCTTNAIVPLLDLLDREVGIEQAMLTTLHSVMNDQPLIDGYHHDDLRRTRSAMQSIIPVSTGLARGVERLLPQLAGRVQAKAIRVPTTNVSAIDLTISTQRPVSAHSINALLANAARGPLQKLIAYSEAAHASIDFNHDPHSAIVDGSQTRTSGTHLVNLFVWFDNEWGFANRMLEVADHWARRWPQNRI; encoded by the coding sequence ATGCCCCTGCATCTTGCCATCAACGGCTATGGCCGTATCGGTCGCTGTTTCCTGCGGGCGCTGCTGGAATCCCCGGTCGCGCACAATCTCCAGGTCGTCGCCATCAACGAGCCGGCCAATCTGGAGAGCATGGCCTACCTGACACGTTTCGACTCGACGCACGGCCGCTTTCCCGGCAACGTCGAAGTCGCCGGCAACAAGCTGCTGATCGATGACCGGCCCGTTCGCGTCAGCCATGCCCGGACACCGGAAGACGCCGACTGGACCGGGATCGATCTGGTCGTGGAATGCTCAGGTATCTATGGTCGCCGTCCGGAACTTAGCCGTTTCCTCGATGCGGGCTGCTCGCGTCTGCTGTTGTCGCACCCCGGCTCCAGTGCCGAAGATGTCGATGCGACTATCGTTGCCGGCATCAACCAGAACACGCTGAGCGGCGACGAGCGCCTGGTTTCCGCGGCTTCGTGCACGACCAATGCCATCGTGCCGCTGCTCGACCTGCTCGACCGCGAAGTCGGTATCGAACAGGCCATGCTGACCACGCTGCATTCGGTCATGAACGACCAGCCGCTGATCGACGGCTATCACCACGATGACCTGCGCCGCACCCGCTCGGCCATGCAATCGATCATCCCGGTCTCGACCGGCCTGGCCCGCGGCGTCGAGCGCCTGCTGCCGCAACTGGCCGGCCGCGTCCAGGCCAAGGCCATCCGTGTGCCGACGACCAATGTCTCGGCCATCGACCTGACGATCAGCACTCAGCGCCCGGTTTCCGCCCACAGCATCAACGCCCTGCTGGCCAACGCCGCGCGGGGACCGCTGCAGAAACTGATCGCCTATTCCGAGGCTGCGCACGCCTCGATCGATTTCAACCACGACCCGCATTCGGCCATCGTCGATGGCAGCCAAACACGGACCAGCGGCACGCACCTGGTCAATCTGTTCGTCTGGTTCGACAACGAATGGGGCTTCGCCAACCGCATGCTCGAGGTCGCCGACCACTGGGCGCGCCGCTGGCCACAGAATCGCATTTAA
- the gap gene encoding type I glyceraldehyde-3-phosphate dehydrogenase, translated as MAIKVAINGFGRIGRCTLRAIYEQGLQNEFEVVAINAAGDLKTNAHLLKYDTTHGRFRTSVETDGENCIIVDGKRIAFYSTKNPKDINWADHGVEMLLECTGAYTTKAKALALLEQGAKRVLISAPGGDDVDATIVYGVNEGLLKSDMTVVSNASCTTNCLAPVAKILSDSIGIKQGLMTTIHAYTNDQVTVDVRHKDLRRARAAAANIIPTKTGAAAAVGLVLPQLKGKVDGFALRVPTINVSLVDLTFTAGRNTTKDEINALMTAAANGPLKGVLDVNNDPLVSSDFNHTTVSSTFDATQTRVIQGEDGSTLVKVLAWYDNEWGYSCRMLDAARAWMNAK; from the coding sequence ATGGCTATCAAGGTTGCAATCAACGGTTTCGGTCGTATCGGTCGCTGCACGCTGCGCGCCATTTACGAGCAGGGTTTGCAGAATGAGTTTGAAGTGGTTGCCATCAATGCGGCCGGCGACCTGAAGACCAATGCCCATCTGCTGAAGTACGACACCACGCACGGTCGCTTCCGCACCTCGGTCGAGACCGACGGCGAGAACTGCATCATCGTCGACGGCAAGCGCATTGCCTTCTACTCGACCAAGAACCCGAAGGACATCAACTGGGCCGACCACGGCGTTGAAATGCTGCTCGAGTGCACCGGCGCCTACACCACCAAGGCCAAGGCTCTGGCCCTGCTCGAGCAAGGCGCCAAGCGCGTGCTGATCTCCGCTCCGGGCGGCGACGACGTCGATGCGACCATCGTTTACGGTGTCAACGAAGGCCTGCTCAAGTCCGACATGACCGTTGTCTCCAACGCATCGTGCACGACCAACTGCCTGGCCCCGGTCGCCAAGATCCTGTCCGACAGCATCGGCATCAAGCAAGGCCTGATGACCACCATCCACGCCTACACCAACGACCAGGTCACCGTCGACGTCCGCCACAAGGACCTGCGCCGCGCCCGTGCCGCTGCTGCCAACATCATCCCGACCAAAACCGGCGCTGCCGCTGCCGTCGGACTGGTGCTGCCGCAACTGAAGGGCAAGGTCGATGGTTTCGCCCTGCGCGTGCCGACCATCAACGTCTCGCTGGTCGACCTGACCTTCACCGCCGGCCGCAACACCACCAAGGACGAAATCAACGCCCTGATGACCGCTGCCGCCAACGGCCCGCTGAAGGGTGTGCTCGACGTCAACAACGACCCGCTGGTCTCGTCCGACTTCAACCACACCACCGTTTCCTCCACCTTCGACGCGACCCAAACCCGTGTCATTCAGGGTGAAGACGGCAGCACGCTGGTCAAGGTCCTGGCCTGGTACGACAACGAGTGGGGTTACTCCTGCCGCATGCTCGATGCCGCTCGTGCCTGGATGAACGCCAAGTAA
- the pyk gene encoding pyruvate kinase, translating into MSRHTKIVATLGPASSTPEVLDRMVLAGIDVVRMNFSHGTADDHRARAEGIRAAAARHGRTVGILGDLQGPKIRVGKFEAGKITLVPGEKFILDAQCTMGNQERAGLDYKDLPKDVVNGDILLLDDGRLKLEVTGVRAHEIHTRVIVGGELSNNKGINRQGGGLTAPALTGKDMDDIKTAADIGVDFVAVSFPKSAADMYMARQLLRAAGSTAVLIAKIERVEAITNLEEILDASDGVMVARGDLAVEVGDASVPALQKKMIRMARDKNKLTITATQMMESMISSPVPTRAEVSDVANAVLDGTDAVMLSAETASGKYPVETVESMARICVEAERSAEVTLDREFLDRIFTRIDQSIAMAAIWTAHHLKVKAIAALTQSGSTALWMSRMNCGVPIYALTPDAESVGRMVLYRGVSPLPMKQQHTDRDRLLAEAEQLLIDRGVVEKGDLIALTIGEPIGTTGGTNTLKIVRVGEHQLD; encoded by the coding sequence ATGTCACGCCATACCAAGATCGTTGCCACGCTGGGCCCCGCCTCTTCGACGCCGGAAGTTCTCGACCGCATGGTCCTGGCCGGCATTGACGTCGTCCGGATGAATTTTTCGCACGGCACCGCCGATGACCACAGGGCGCGGGCCGAGGGCATTCGCGCGGCGGCGGCAAGACACGGGCGTACCGTTGGCATTCTTGGCGATCTGCAAGGCCCGAAGATTCGCGTCGGCAAGTTCGAGGCAGGCAAGATCACGCTCGTTCCCGGCGAGAAATTCATTCTTGACGCCCAGTGCACGATGGGCAATCAGGAACGTGCCGGCCTCGACTACAAGGATCTGCCGAAAGACGTTGTCAATGGCGACATCCTGCTCCTCGACGACGGCCGCCTGAAGCTCGAAGTGACCGGTGTGCGTGCCCACGAGATTCATACCCGCGTCATCGTCGGTGGCGAACTATCGAACAACAAGGGCATCAATCGCCAGGGTGGCGGCCTGACCGCGCCGGCGCTGACCGGCAAGGACATGGACGACATCAAGACCGCAGCCGACATCGGCGTCGATTTTGTGGCCGTCTCCTTCCCGAAGAGTGCCGCCGACATGTACATGGCCCGCCAGTTGCTGCGCGCCGCGGGCAGCACGGCCGTGCTGATCGCCAAGATCGAGCGCGTCGAAGCCATCACCAATCTCGAGGAAATCCTCGATGCTTCCGATGGCGTCATGGTCGCCCGCGGCGATCTGGCGGTCGAAGTCGGCGACGCCTCCGTCCCCGCGCTGCAGAAAAAGATGATCCGCATGGCGCGGGACAAGAACAAGCTGACCATCACTGCGACACAGATGATGGAGTCGATGATCTCCTCACCTGTGCCGACCCGCGCCGAAGTTTCCGACGTCGCCAACGCCGTACTCGACGGCACCGATGCGGTGATGCTGTCGGCCGAAACGGCGAGCGGCAAGTACCCGGTCGAAACCGTCGAATCGATGGCCCGCATCTGCGTTGAAGCCGAGCGCTCGGCCGAAGTCACGCTCGACCGCGAATTCCTCGACCGCATCTTCACACGCATCGACCAGTCGATCGCCATGGCGGCGATCTGGACGGCGCATCACCTCAAGGTCAAGGCCATCGCCGCCCTGACCCAGTCCGGCTCGACGGCGCTGTGGATGAGCCGGATGAACTGCGGCGTACCAATCTACGCGCTGACCCCCGATGCCGAATCGGTCGGCCGCATGGTGCTTTATCGCGGCGTTTCCCCGCTGCCGATGAAGCAGCAGCACACCGACCGCGACCGCCTGCTGGCTGAAGCCGAGCAACTTTTGATCGATCGCGGCGTCGTCGAAAAGGGCGACCTGATCGCCCTGACCATCGGTGAGCCGATCGGCACCACCGGCGGCACCAACACCCTGAAGATCGTCCGGGTCGGTGAGCATCAGCTCGACTAG
- the tkt gene encoding transketolase, with translation MSVSNLPKFSPLTGAIRALAMDAVQQANSGHPGAPMGMAEIAEVLWRRHLRHNPANPHWADRDHFVLSNGHGSMLLYALLHLTGYDLSIDDLKNFRQLHAKTPGHPEYGYTPGIETTTGPLGQGITNAVGFALAEKVLAAEFNKPGHEIVNHHTYTFLGDGCLMEGVSHEACSLAGTLGLGKLIAFWDDNGISIDGHVEGWFTDDTPKRFESYGWHVIPAVDGHDSDAIERALLAAKAVTDKPSLICCKTTIGAGSPNKQGSHDCHGAPLGKDEIAAAREYIGWNHPAFEIPADIYAAWNRKPAGAAFEENWSNRFAAYRAAFPAEAAEFERRVMKNELPANWAATKSAYIATCRDKAENIATRKASQNAIAALVPAVPEIFGGSADLAGSNLTFVKGSKGVTRTEGGNYCYYGVREFGMTAIANGIALHGGLVPYTATFLVFSDYARNAIRMAALMKQRQIMVYTHDSIGLGEDGPTHQPVEHIPSMRIIPNLDVWRPADATETAIAWTAAIERKDGPSILALSRQNLPTVTQKVADADIAKGGYVLAEADGEAQITFIATGSEIKLALDAQAALAGEGIKTRVVSMPCTNVFDRQSADYKAAVLGSCKKRIAIEAAHPDFWRKYVGLHGAVIGIDRFGESAPAGQLFDLFGFTVANVVKTAKALLS, from the coding sequence ATGAGCGTCAGCAATCTCCCCAAGTTTTCTCCCCTGACTGGCGCCATCCGCGCCCTCGCCATGGACGCAGTCCAGCAGGCCAATTCCGGGCACCCCGGTGCACCGATGGGCATGGCTGAAATCGCCGAAGTCCTCTGGCGTCGCCACCTGCGTCACAACCCGGCCAACCCGCACTGGGCCGACCGCGACCACTTCGTGCTGTCGAACGGCCACGGCTCGATGCTGCTCTACGCTCTGCTGCACCTGACCGGCTACGACCTGTCAATCGACGATCTGAAGAATTTCCGCCAGTTGCACGCCAAGACCCCGGGCCACCCGGAATACGGCTACACCCCCGGCATTGAAACGACCACCGGCCCGCTCGGCCAGGGCATCACCAACGCCGTCGGCTTCGCGCTGGCCGAAAAGGTGCTGGCCGCCGAGTTCAACAAACCCGGCCACGAAATCGTCAATCACCACACCTACACCTTCCTCGGCGACGGTTGCCTGATGGAAGGCGTGTCGCACGAAGCCTGCTCGCTGGCCGGCACCCTCGGCCTCGGCAAGCTGATTGCCTTCTGGGACGACAACGGCATTTCCATCGACGGCCACGTCGAAGGCTGGTTCACCGACGACACTCCGAAGCGTTTCGAATCCTATGGCTGGCACGTCATTCCGGCCGTCGATGGTCACGATTCCGATGCCATCGAACGCGCCCTGCTCGCCGCCAAGGCGGTCACCGACAAGCCCAGCCTGATCTGCTGCAAAACGACCATCGGCGCCGGTTCGCCGAACAAGCAGGGTTCGCACGATTGCCACGGCGCCCCGCTCGGCAAGGACGAAATCGCCGCTGCCCGCGAATACATCGGCTGGAACCACCCGGCCTTCGAAATCCCGGCCGACATTTACGCCGCCTGGAATCGCAAGCCGGCCGGTGCCGCCTTCGAGGAAAACTGGAGCAACCGTTTCGCCGCCTACCGCGCGGCCTTCCCGGCCGAAGCTGCCGAGTTCGAGCGCCGTGTGATGAAGAACGAACTGCCGGCCAACTGGGCAGCCACCAAGTCCGCCTACATCGCCACCTGCCGCGACAAGGCCGAGAACATCGCCACCCGCAAGGCTTCGCAGAACGCCATCGCCGCGCTGGTTCCGGCCGTCCCGGAAATCTTCGGCGGCTCGGCCGACCTGGCCGGCTCCAACCTGACCTTCGTCAAGGGCAGCAAGGGCGTCACCCGTACCGAGGGCGGCAACTACTGCTACTACGGCGTCCGTGAATTCGGCATGACCGCCATCGCCAACGGCATCGCGCTACACGGTGGTTTGGTGCCCTACACCGCGACTTTCCTGGTTTTTTCCGACTACGCGCGCAACGCTATCCGCATGGCCGCGCTGATGAAGCAGCGCCAGATCATGGTCTATACCCATGACTCCATCGGCCTTGGCGAAGACGGCCCGACGCACCAGCCGGTCGAGCACATCCCGTCGATGCGCATCATCCCGAACCTGGATGTCTGGCGCCCGGCCGATGCCACCGAAACGGCCATCGCCTGGACCGCTGCGATCGAGCGCAAGGATGGCCCGAGCATTCTCGCCCTGTCGCGCCAGAACCTGCCGACCGTGACGCAGAAGGTGGCCGACGCCGATATCGCCAAGGGTGGCTACGTGCTGGCCGAAGCCGATGGCGAAGCGCAGATCACCTTCATTGCCACCGGCTCCGAAATCAAGCTGGCGCTCGACGCCCAGGCTGCGCTGGCCGGCGAAGGCATCAAGACCCGCGTCGTCTCGATGCCATGCACCAATGTTTTCGACCGCCAGAGCGCCGACTACAAAGCCGCCGTGCTCGGCAGCTGCAAGAAACGCATTGCCATCGAAGCCGCTCACCCGGACTTCTGGCGCAAGTACGTCGGCCTGCATGGCGCCGTGATTGGTATCGACCGCTTCGGCGAGTCGGCACCGGCCGGCCAGCTGTTCGACCTGTTCGGTTTCACCGTCGCCAACGTCGTCAAGACGGCCAAGGCACTGTTGTCCTGA
- a CDS encoding phosphoglycerate kinase, translating into MNVIKLTDLDVSGKRVFIRADLNVPQDEAGNITEDTRIRASLPSIKYCLEKGAAVMVTSHLGRPTEGELNAEDSLTPVAIRLGQMLKQPVRLITDWVEGNFTVKPGEVVLLENCRVNKGEKKNNDELAQKMAKLCDIYVNDAFGTAHRAEATTHGIAKYAPVACAGMLMGAEIDALSKALHEPKRPLVAIVGGSKVSSKLTILKSLASKVDQLIVGGGIANTFLLADGKRIGHSLAEPDLVKEAHAIMDIMKERGAEVPLPTDVVVADEVSALARANKIAVEDVHANDRILDIGPKSAAKLGEIIANAGTIVWNGPVGVFELPQFAGGTKMLASAIAHSEAFSIAGGGDTLAAIAKFDIAPQVGYISTGGGAFLEFLEGKTLPAIAILEERAAG; encoded by the coding sequence ATGAACGTTATCAAACTCACCGACCTCGACGTTTCCGGCAAGCGCGTTTTCATCCGCGCCGACTTGAATGTGCCACAGGACGAAGCCGGCAACATCACCGAAGACACCCGCATCCGTGCCTCGCTGCCGTCGATCAAGTATTGCCTGGAAAAGGGCGCTGCCGTGATGGTTACCTCCCACCTCGGCCGGCCGACCGAAGGCGAACTGAACGCCGAAGACAGCCTGACCCCGGTTGCCATCCGCCTTGGCCAGATGCTCAAGCAGCCGGTGCGCCTGATCACCGACTGGGTCGAGGGCAATTTCACGGTCAAGCCGGGCGAAGTCGTCCTGCTCGAAAACTGCCGCGTCAACAAGGGTGAAAAGAAGAACAATGACGAACTGGCCCAGAAGATGGCCAAGCTGTGCGACATCTACGTCAATGACGCTTTCGGCACGGCCCACCGCGCCGAAGCCACCACCCATGGCATCGCCAAATACGCCCCGGTCGCCTGTGCCGGCATGCTGATGGGCGCCGAAATCGATGCCCTCTCCAAGGCCCTGCACGAGCCGAAACGCCCGCTGGTCGCTATCGTCGGCGGCTCCAAGGTCTCCTCCAAGCTGACCATCCTCAAGTCGCTGGCCAGCAAGGTCGACCAGCTGATCGTTGGCGGCGGCATCGCCAACACCTTCCTGCTCGCCGACGGCAAGCGCATCGGCCACTCGCTGGCCGAGCCGGATCTCGTCAAGGAAGCCCACGCCATCATGGACATCATGAAAGAGCGCGGCGCCGAAGTGCCGCTGCCGACCGACGTCGTCGTTGCCGACGAAGTCTCCGCCCTGGCCCGCGCCAACAAGATTGCCGTCGAGGACGTGCACGCCAACGACCGCATTCTCGACATCGGCCCGAAGAGCGCAGCCAAGCTCGGCGAAATCATCGCCAACGCCGGCACCATCGTCTGGAACGGCCCGGTCGGCGTCTTTGAACTGCCGCAGTTTGCCGGCGGCACCAAGATGCTGGCCTCCGCCATCGCCCACTCCGAGGCCTTCTCGATCGCCGGCGGCGGTGACACCCTGGCCGCCATCGCCAAGTTCGACATTGCCCCACAGGTTGGCTACATCTCGACCGGCGGCGGCGCCTTCCTGGAATTCCTCGAAGGCAAGACCCTGCCGGCGATTGCCATCCTCGAAGAACGGGCGGCAGGGTAA